A genomic region of Euwallacea similis isolate ESF13 chromosome 29, ESF131.1, whole genome shotgun sequence contains the following coding sequences:
- the Rat1 gene encoding 5'-3' exoribonuclease 2 homolog isoform X1 has protein sequence MGVPAFFRWLSRKYPSVIVHCVEQKAVDVNGIKIPINSSEPNPNQVEFDNLYLDMNGIIHPCTHPEDRPAPKTEDEMMIAIFECIDRLFDIVRPRKLLYMAIDGVAPRAKMNQQRSRRFRASKETVEKINEIKRIRADLLLKGCVLPPEKPKEEHFDSNCITPGTPFMAHLSDCLHYYIHERLNNNPGWKGIKIILSDANVPGEGEHKIMDYIRRQRAQPDHDPNTQHVLCGADADLIMLGLATHEPNFTIIREEFRPNKPRPCDICGQLGHEMKDCIGGVSSEHGQEPEVQISGETEFIFVRLNVLREYLEKELAMPNLPFKYEFDRVLDDWVFMCFFVGNDFLPHLPSLEIRENAIDRLIRLYKDCVYKTGGYLTDSGDVNLERVQMIMLELGKVEDEIFKTRQQKEVAFKAREKAKKRREGFNQYKPNFALLNNTQFAPKAIGQQSAVVNARHEAFNIRRAGMHTESYSGPQMANPKTALESMFKKEDGGNSEDRHDRKRKCEGEMEDSDDDQAHDEVRLWEDGFKDRYYESKFDVGADQIEFRYSVALHYVKGLCWVLKYYYQGCASWKWYYPYHYAPFASDFCNIAGLSTDFETNTKPFNPLEQLMGVFPAASSKHVPAPFAKLMSDPDSPIIDFYPEDFKIDLNGKKYAWQGVALLPFVEEKRLFSALKPYYDGLTEAERKRNVRGDDRLYIASSNEGYQLLSGLYQQKVDNETECPIAIQGMRGTVLISDICVPSKDSGSLESPVKGLPVIYGNIVVTVKFRDPKYTKGYIFPARKLKGAKDPPRVLKPEDLTPAANQNWRAQIGMAPATQRAFLDVSGHRSLGHYTRRNDNRREYANIPPPNNLDSNRNRNYGGGGQGGYNQPYNNNMHQDNYWQGGRGHYQNNNYNQRNQYSQGNSYNQGNHYQQNWYNRNQERNNYNRRPGPYKDRFVQNSSNRYSYRR, from the exons ATGGGAGTTCCAGCATTCTTCAGATGGCTCAGCCGAAAGTACCCTTCTGTTATTGTGCATTGTGTGGAGCAAAAG GCTGTAGAtgtaaatggaataaaaattcCCATAAATTCATCAGAACCGAACCCCAATCAGGTCGAATTTGACAATTTATATCTTGACATGAACGGAATTATTCATCCCTGTACGCATCCTGAAGATCGGCCTGCCCCAAAAACTGAAGATGAAATGATGATTGCGATATTTGAGTGCATTGACAGATTGTTTGATATTGTGAGACCTAGAAAGCTACTTTACATGGCCATTGATGGAGTGGCCCCAAGGGCAAAGATGAATCAACAAAGATCTAGACGTTTCAGAGCTTCAAAGGAAACTgttgagaaaataaatgaaatcaaaaGAATTAGGGCAGATCTTTTACTCAAAGGTTGTGTGCTGCCTCCTGAGAAACCCAAGGAGGAGCATTTTGATTCAAACTGCATCACTCCAGGAACTCCATTCATGGCCCATTTATCTGATTGTTTGCATTATTACATTCACGAGAGGCTCAATAATAATCCAGGGTGGAAGgggattaaaattattttatctgaTGCTAATGTTCCTGGAGAAGGTGAGCATAAAATTATGGACTATATCAGAAGGCAGAGAGCACAGCCTGATCATGATCCAAACACTCAGCATGTTCTATGTGGAGCAGATGCAGATTTAATTATGTTGGGTCTGGCGACACACGAGCCTAATTTCACCATTATTAGGGAGGAATTTCGTCCTAATAAACCAAGGCCTTGTGACATTTGTGGACAGCTTG GTCATGAGATGAAGGATTGTATTGGAGGAGTCAGCAGCGAACATGGTCAAGAACCGGAAGTTCAGATTAGTGGCGAAACTGAGTTTATATTCGTTCGTTTGAATGTCCTCAGGGAATACTTGGAAAAAGAACTTGCCATGCCTAATCTCCCATTTAAATACGAATTTGATAGAGTCTTGGATGATTGGGTTTTCATGTGTTTCTTTGTGGGTAACGATTTTCTACCGCATTTGCCCAGTCTAGAAATTAGGGAGAATGCAATTGACCGGCTAATTAGACTATATAAGGATTGTGTTTATAAAACAGGG GGTTATCTAACAGATAGTGGAGATGTAAACTTAGAAAGAGTACAAATGATAATGTTAGAACTAGGAAAAGTTgaggatgaaatttttaaaactagaCAACAAAAAGAAGTAGCATTTAAGGCCAGAGAAAAAGCTAAGAAACGCAGGGAAGGTTTTAATCAGTATAAACCAAACTTTGCGTTATTAAATAACACTCAATTTGCTCCAAAG GCCATTGGACAGCAGTCTGCAGTAGTTAATGCTAGACATGAAGCCTTTAATATACGAAGAGCTGGAATGCATACAGAGTCATATTCTGGTCCACAAATGGCGAATCCTAAAACTGCTTTGGAATCGATGTTTAAAAAGGAAGATGGAggtaattcag AAGATCGACATGATCGAAAACGGAAATGTGAAGGTGAAATGGAGGATAGTGATGATGATCAAGCTCATGATGAAGTAAGATTATGGGAGGATGGTTTCAAGGATCGTTATTATGAGTCTAAGTTTGATGTTGGAGCTGACCAAATAGAATTTag aTATTCTGTTGCTCTTCATTATGTAAAAGGCCTGTGTTGGGTATTGAAGTATTATTATCAAGGATGCGCTTCATGGAAGTGGTACTATCCTTACCATTATGCGCCGTTCGCTTcagatttttgtaatattgcTGGACTTAGTACTGACTTCGAGACTAATACTAAACCC TTTAATCCATTGGAACAACTTATGGGTGTATTCCCAGCAGCCAGTAGCAAACACGTTCCAGCGCCTTTCGCAAAACTAATGTCAGATCCA GATTCTCCCATAATTGACTTTTACCCGGAAGACTTTAAAATCGACctaaatggtaaaaaatatgcaTGGCAAGGAGTTGCCCTCTTGCCATTCGTGGAGGAAAAGAGGTTATTCAGCGCCTTAAAACCTTACTATGATGGACTGACTGAAGCTGAGAGAAAGAGAAATGTGCGAGGTGATGACAGATTGTACATTGCGTCAAGCAACGAAGGATACCAGCTGTTAAGTGGCTTGTATCAACAGAAGGTTGACAACGAAACTGAGTGTCCTATTGCAATTCAAGGCATGCGAGGCACCGTTTTGATTTCAGATATTTGTGTCCCGTCCAAAGATAG tggTTCTTTGGAGTCTCCAGTTAAAGGATTGCCGGTGATTTATGGGAACATAGTGGTAACAGTTAAGTTTCGGGATCCAAAATACACTAAAGGATACATATTTCCTGCGAGAAAGTTAAAAGGAGCTAAAGACCCTCCTCGAGTACTGAAGCCTGAAGACTTAACCCCAGCAGCCAACCAAAATTGGAGAGCGCAAATCGGAATGGCCCCAGCTACTCAAAG GGCGTTCTTAGATGTTTCCGGTCATAGATCGTTAGGACATTACACGCGTAGGAATGACAATAGAAGGGAATACGCTAATATACCTCCGCCTAATAATTTGGATTCGAATAGGAACAGGAATTATGGAGGGGGAGGACAGGGTG GTTACAACCAGCCCTATAACAATAACATGCATCAGGACAACTACTGGCAAGGCGGTCGCGGCCATtaccaaaataataattacaatcAGAGAAATCAGTATTCTCAGGGAAATAGCTACAATCAAGGGAACCACTACCAGCAAAACTGGTATAATCGAAATCAGGAACGTAACAATTACAACAGGAGACCGGGCCCTTACAAGGATCGGTTCGTGCAGAATTCATCCAATAGATACAGTTATAGAAGATAA
- the Rat1 gene encoding 5'-3' exoribonuclease 2 homolog isoform X2 — protein sequence MGVPAFFRWLSRKYPSVIVHCVEQKAVDVNGIKIPINSSEPNPNQVEFDNLYLDMNGIIHPCTHPEDRPAPKTEDEMMIAIFECIDRLFDIVRPRKLLYMAIDGVAPRAKMNQQRSRRFRASKETVEKINEIKRIRADLLLKGCVLPPEKPKEEHFDSNCITPGTPFMAHLSDCLHYYIHERLNNNPGWKGIKIILSDANVPGEGEHKIMDYIRRQRAQPDHDPNTQHVLCGADADLIMLGLATHEPNFTIIREEFRPNKPRPCDICGQLGHEMKDCIGGVSSEHGQEPEVQISGETEFIFVRLNVLREYLEKELAMPNLPFKYEFDRVLDDWVFMCFFVGNDFLPHLPSLEIRENAIDRLIRLYKDCVYKTGGYLTDSGDVNLERVQMIMLELGKVEDEIFKTRQQKEVAFKAREKAKKRREGFNQYKPNFALLNNTQFAPKAIGQQSAVVNARHEAFNIRRAGMHTESYSGPQMANPKTALESMFKKEDGGNSDRHDRKRKCEGEMEDSDDDQAHDEVRLWEDGFKDRYYESKFDVGADQIEFRYSVALHYVKGLCWVLKYYYQGCASWKWYYPYHYAPFASDFCNIAGLSTDFETNTKPFNPLEQLMGVFPAASSKHVPAPFAKLMSDPDSPIIDFYPEDFKIDLNGKKYAWQGVALLPFVEEKRLFSALKPYYDGLTEAERKRNVRGDDRLYIASSNEGYQLLSGLYQQKVDNETECPIAIQGMRGTVLISDICVPSKDSGSLESPVKGLPVIYGNIVVTVKFRDPKYTKGYIFPARKLKGAKDPPRVLKPEDLTPAANQNWRAQIGMAPATQRAFLDVSGHRSLGHYTRRNDNRREYANIPPPNNLDSNRNRNYGGGGQGGYNQPYNNNMHQDNYWQGGRGHYQNNNYNQRNQYSQGNSYNQGNHYQQNWYNRNQERNNYNRRPGPYKDRFVQNSSNRYSYRR from the exons ATGGGAGTTCCAGCATTCTTCAGATGGCTCAGCCGAAAGTACCCTTCTGTTATTGTGCATTGTGTGGAGCAAAAG GCTGTAGAtgtaaatggaataaaaattcCCATAAATTCATCAGAACCGAACCCCAATCAGGTCGAATTTGACAATTTATATCTTGACATGAACGGAATTATTCATCCCTGTACGCATCCTGAAGATCGGCCTGCCCCAAAAACTGAAGATGAAATGATGATTGCGATATTTGAGTGCATTGACAGATTGTTTGATATTGTGAGACCTAGAAAGCTACTTTACATGGCCATTGATGGAGTGGCCCCAAGGGCAAAGATGAATCAACAAAGATCTAGACGTTTCAGAGCTTCAAAGGAAACTgttgagaaaataaatgaaatcaaaaGAATTAGGGCAGATCTTTTACTCAAAGGTTGTGTGCTGCCTCCTGAGAAACCCAAGGAGGAGCATTTTGATTCAAACTGCATCACTCCAGGAACTCCATTCATGGCCCATTTATCTGATTGTTTGCATTATTACATTCACGAGAGGCTCAATAATAATCCAGGGTGGAAGgggattaaaattattttatctgaTGCTAATGTTCCTGGAGAAGGTGAGCATAAAATTATGGACTATATCAGAAGGCAGAGAGCACAGCCTGATCATGATCCAAACACTCAGCATGTTCTATGTGGAGCAGATGCAGATTTAATTATGTTGGGTCTGGCGACACACGAGCCTAATTTCACCATTATTAGGGAGGAATTTCGTCCTAATAAACCAAGGCCTTGTGACATTTGTGGACAGCTTG GTCATGAGATGAAGGATTGTATTGGAGGAGTCAGCAGCGAACATGGTCAAGAACCGGAAGTTCAGATTAGTGGCGAAACTGAGTTTATATTCGTTCGTTTGAATGTCCTCAGGGAATACTTGGAAAAAGAACTTGCCATGCCTAATCTCCCATTTAAATACGAATTTGATAGAGTCTTGGATGATTGGGTTTTCATGTGTTTCTTTGTGGGTAACGATTTTCTACCGCATTTGCCCAGTCTAGAAATTAGGGAGAATGCAATTGACCGGCTAATTAGACTATATAAGGATTGTGTTTATAAAACAGGG GGTTATCTAACAGATAGTGGAGATGTAAACTTAGAAAGAGTACAAATGATAATGTTAGAACTAGGAAAAGTTgaggatgaaatttttaaaactagaCAACAAAAAGAAGTAGCATTTAAGGCCAGAGAAAAAGCTAAGAAACGCAGGGAAGGTTTTAATCAGTATAAACCAAACTTTGCGTTATTAAATAACACTCAATTTGCTCCAAAG GCCATTGGACAGCAGTCTGCAGTAGTTAATGCTAGACATGAAGCCTTTAATATACGAAGAGCTGGAATGCATACAGAGTCATATTCTGGTCCACAAATGGCGAATCCTAAAACTGCTTTGGAATCGATGTTTAAAAAGGAAGATGGAggtaattcag ATCGACATGATCGAAAACGGAAATGTGAAGGTGAAATGGAGGATAGTGATGATGATCAAGCTCATGATGAAGTAAGATTATGGGAGGATGGTTTCAAGGATCGTTATTATGAGTCTAAGTTTGATGTTGGAGCTGACCAAATAGAATTTag aTATTCTGTTGCTCTTCATTATGTAAAAGGCCTGTGTTGGGTATTGAAGTATTATTATCAAGGATGCGCTTCATGGAAGTGGTACTATCCTTACCATTATGCGCCGTTCGCTTcagatttttgtaatattgcTGGACTTAGTACTGACTTCGAGACTAATACTAAACCC TTTAATCCATTGGAACAACTTATGGGTGTATTCCCAGCAGCCAGTAGCAAACACGTTCCAGCGCCTTTCGCAAAACTAATGTCAGATCCA GATTCTCCCATAATTGACTTTTACCCGGAAGACTTTAAAATCGACctaaatggtaaaaaatatgcaTGGCAAGGAGTTGCCCTCTTGCCATTCGTGGAGGAAAAGAGGTTATTCAGCGCCTTAAAACCTTACTATGATGGACTGACTGAAGCTGAGAGAAAGAGAAATGTGCGAGGTGATGACAGATTGTACATTGCGTCAAGCAACGAAGGATACCAGCTGTTAAGTGGCTTGTATCAACAGAAGGTTGACAACGAAACTGAGTGTCCTATTGCAATTCAAGGCATGCGAGGCACCGTTTTGATTTCAGATATTTGTGTCCCGTCCAAAGATAG tggTTCTTTGGAGTCTCCAGTTAAAGGATTGCCGGTGATTTATGGGAACATAGTGGTAACAGTTAAGTTTCGGGATCCAAAATACACTAAAGGATACATATTTCCTGCGAGAAAGTTAAAAGGAGCTAAAGACCCTCCTCGAGTACTGAAGCCTGAAGACTTAACCCCAGCAGCCAACCAAAATTGGAGAGCGCAAATCGGAATGGCCCCAGCTACTCAAAG GGCGTTCTTAGATGTTTCCGGTCATAGATCGTTAGGACATTACACGCGTAGGAATGACAATAGAAGGGAATACGCTAATATACCTCCGCCTAATAATTTGGATTCGAATAGGAACAGGAATTATGGAGGGGGAGGACAGGGTG GTTACAACCAGCCCTATAACAATAACATGCATCAGGACAACTACTGGCAAGGCGGTCGCGGCCATtaccaaaataataattacaatcAGAGAAATCAGTATTCTCAGGGAAATAGCTACAATCAAGGGAACCACTACCAGCAAAACTGGTATAATCGAAATCAGGAACGTAACAATTACAACAGGAGACCGGGCCCTTACAAGGATCGGTTCGTGCAGAATTCATCCAATAGATACAGTTATAGAAGATAA